TGCTGGACATGTTCGCGGGCGGACGGCGCGATTCCGCTCGAGGCGTTGCGCCTGGGGTGCGAGGCCTACGCTCTCGACCTCAACCCCGTCGCCCACATCATCGAGCTCTGCACGCTCGTCGTTCCGCAGAAATATGGGAAGCCCGACCCGAGCGCGCGGGGCATGACCGGACCGAAGAACGCGAAGGGCGAGGCGACCTGGGGCGGCCTGGCCGTTAGTAGACCGATACATTCGGGGACCCATCCGATGGCGAGACCGTGAACCCTCGGGGTCTCCAGATTTCGGATGCGGTGTGGGATGGACCTGTCCTCACAGTCTAGGAAGACCCTCGATCCGTACGACAGAGGATCTGCTCCAACAGGTTGCGTTCCGTTTCGGACAAATGGCAGCCATGGGGACAGATCTGATAGACCCGTGTGAGCCGGACCCCACACTCGGGGCATCGGTAGGAAGAACGCAACCTGCGAAGCAGAGGAGACGGCGGATCGTACGTGGCTGGGCGGCCGTTGATGTGCGGTGCCGAGGCGGTTTCCTGGGGATTCCTGGTCATGCGGTGTGTTCCTCCTTGGGTGGTGGTGATTCCGTGAAGGCCTGATCACCCACCACCGCGAGGGTCATCAGGACGGCGAGGATCACGGTCAGGCCCTCGCATTCGAGCGACATCGTCCTCTCCTAGCCCGCGGCCATCGGCAGCACTGGACGTTTCTCGATGCAGTCCAGACAGCGGACGCCGCTGACCGTTCGGATCAACAGGCGTTCTTGGCGCGATTGACACGCCGGGCAGACGATCAGAAAATGCCCGGTACAGTTCTGGGCGCACCGCCGAACCCGGATCAACTGGGTCAGGTCTCGGAAGGACACCCGAGCCACCTCACCAGGCTGCAAGTCGGGCTTGAGCCAGGTGTGTAGCCAGGCATCGTGGCCCAGGGAACACCGCGTCACGACCATCATGACCACTTCGCCGCGGGTTTCTTCAGTCGCGGGCTGTTCCCCCACCGTCTCGCTCCCTCTCGTCTTGCAAGATTGGGACATTGGAGTTTCCACCCGTCATCGGCCGGCCGGGGGTGGAAGCGGGGGAAGGACTCGAACCTCCGACCTTCAGCGCATGAGACTGACGAGCTGACCGTGCTGCTCTACCCCGCTCCACTCCTCCCTCTCTTCCTCATATTACGGCCGAGCGAGCAGTCCGGAGAGCGTCGAGCCGAGGTCCTGATGCCCCGCCAAACCCAGCCCCACGATGGCCGCGAACCCGGCCAGGCCGCAGAGGATCCGATCTTGCCATCCGAAGACCGGCCACCGGGCCACACTCACGCGTGTCGGCCGCGGCCACCACACCATGACAGACCCGGAGAGGGCATCCAACAGGATATGAATCAGCATGCCCAGCATGATCCCAAGAGGAATTTCTCTCGTCCAGCCATGGTGCAGGCCAATGAACCAGATGACCGTGCCGGCGCCGATCACGCCCAGGATGGAATGCGAGAGTGTCCGGTGCCCCACGAGGAGCTTGAGCGGCCACGCCAGCCACCACAGCCGCCGGCCGATCGCTGACCAGGGCTCATCGACGTCCGGGAGCATCCCACCAAGGACCACCGCAAGGGTCCAGGCCGGCGCCGACATCCCTCCCGTCCAGACGCCCACGGCTGCCGCGACCGCGGCGTGAGTCTTGCCGCTCATGATTCGGATATTCCCCTTGGGTGGCCAGAACAGCCCCCCCTACGTCCGGTGCGGGTCCTGGACGATCAGCGCCAGCCGCGGTCCCTGCCCGGGGCAATCACGCCGATCGGCCGCCCCCATCGCCTTCCGCGATCCACTCCCGTCAACAGGTCTTGGGAGGTCTTGGGACAGGTGACGACGCGATCACTCACGGGGCCGCGGCAGCGGCCATGAGCATGAGGGACTGGCTCTGATTCAGGAACTTCCCGCCAGTGTCGTGGTCCGCGGTCCTCCGAGGACGCACAACAGGTCTTCCGCCTCCCCTTTCATGAACAGGGCGAACCCATCGACGCGGTGGAGCCGCCGTTCCCGGACCTGGCATTCCGCGATGATCACCTCGCACCGCCGACGCCGGTCCGTCACGGCACACGTTTCCCTCTTCCTCCAGGCGACGAGCAGATTGTCCCAGCGCAGTTCCTCTTCAAACATCTGATG
The sequence above is a segment of the Nitrospirota bacterium genome. Coding sequences within it:
- a CDS encoding metal-dependent hydrolase; translated protein: MSGKTHAAVAAAVGVWTGGMSAPAWTLAVVLGGMLPDVDEPWSAIGRRLWWLAWPLKLLVGHRTLSHSILGVIGAGTVIWFIGLHHGWTREIPLGIMLGMLIHILLDALSGSVMVWWPRPTRVSVARWPVFGWQDRILCGLAGFAAIVGLGLAGHQDLGSTLSGLLARP